Proteins encoded in a region of the Vicia villosa cultivar HV-30 ecotype Madison, WI linkage group LG5, Vvil1.0, whole genome shotgun sequence genome:
- the LOC131602335 gene encoding wax ester synthase/diacylglycerol acyltransferase 4-like, which yields MEAALFFIATCVIAHTHTTNIMDKLYEEVEEPVSPHGQYFNTSVMCSYIFAFLELATSFDVSLAIPLIKNIFIPINPRFSSIMVRGKDGNMRWKKVEVKPEEHVKVPKFPETTNSSPIELYDSYLSDYVTGIFVERTPQEKPLWEIHIINYPTKNAASTIIFKLHHALGDGYSLMAALLSCLQRADNPSLPLTFPSRPQFDSKYTKKSLFKNLYQIFSSISDFGSSIIKTRMIPDDITPIRSGYEGIDSQPVILSNISFSLDQIKQIKSNLGVTINDVICGMIFYGIRLYMEEMNEKTKTSNSTALVMLNTRNIGGYQSLKEMQKPEYKGLWGNKISFLQIPIPKPNQSGNSNPLEFVWEAREVIKRKKSSFSVHLIGLLMDLEMKLRGPEAVSKIIYDTIGNTSVVISNMVGPVEKMTLANHPVNGLYFTMMGGPQDINITIMSYVKVLRVSMKTLKGFIDEQKLKFCLEKAFEVIFKTSMKISEISTKD from the exons ATGGAGGCAGCTTTATTTTTTATAGCAACTTGTGTAATAGCACATACACACACCACAAATATAATGGACAAATTGTATGAAGAGGTTGAAGAGCCAGTGAGTCCTCATGGACAGTATTTCAACACCTCTGTGATGTGTTCTTATATTTTTGCCTTTCTAGAACTAGCCACTTCATTTGATGTCTCACTAGCTATAcctttgatcaaaaatattttcatcccTATCAATCCACGTTTCTCCTCTATTATG GTTAGAGGCAAAGATGGTAACATGAGATGGAAAAAGGTTGAAGTGAAGCCAGAAGAGCATGTAAAGGTTCCTAAGTTTCCTGAAACCACAAATTCATCACCAATTGAATTGTATGACAGTTATCTTAGCGACTACGTAACCGGCATTTTCGTTGAAAGAACACCACAAGAGAAACCACTTTGGGAAATTCATATTATAAATTATCCAACAAAAAATGCTGCTAGTACTATAATATTCAAACTTCATCATGCACTTGGTGATGGTTACTCTTTAATGGCTGCTCTTCTTTCTTGTCTTCAAAGAGCTGATAATCCTTCTCTTCCTCTCACTTTTCCTTCAAGACCAcaatttgattcaaaatatacAAAGAAGAGCTTATTTAAGAATCTATATCAGATTTTTAGCTCTATATCAGATTTTGGATCAAGTATAATCAAGACAAGAATGATTCCAGATGACATAACACCTATAAGATCAGGATATGAAGGAATTGATTCTCAGCCTGTTATCTTGtcaaacatatcattttctcttgatcaaatcaaacaaatcaaatcaaacctTGGAGTG ACAATAAACGATGTGATTTGTGGGATGATCTTCTATGGGATTAGGCTATACATGGAAGAGATGAATGAGAaaacaaaaacatcaaattcaacaGCATTGGTAATGCTCAACACAAGAAACATTGGAGGTTATCAATCATTGAAGGAAATGCAAAAGCCAGAGTACAAAGGTCTTTGGGGgaataaaatatctttcttacAAATACCAATACCTAAGCCAAACCAATCAGGAAATTCCAACCCTCTTGAGTTTGTTTGGGAAGCTCGTGAAGTAATAAAGAGGAAGAAAAGTTCTTTCAGTGTTCATCTCATAGGCTTGCTCATGGATTTGGAGATGAAATTAAGAGGACCTGAG GCTGTATCTAAAATAATTTATGACACTATTGGAAACACTAGTGTTGTTATCTCAAACATGGTAGGGCCAGTGGAGAAGATGACCTTGGCAAATCATCCTGTGAATGGTTTGTATTTCACCATGATGGGTGGACCTCAG GATATAAACATTACAATTATGAGTTATGTGAAAGTATTAAGAGTGAGCATGAAAACTCTAAAGGGATTTATAGATGAACAGAAATTAAAGTTCTGCTTGGAGAAAGCATTTGAAGTCATATTTAAAACATCTATGAAGATCTCTGAGATATCCACCAAAGATTAA
- the LOC131605333 gene encoding uncharacterized protein LOC131605333 — MTLQWADKSTTHPIGIAEDLLVKVDKFFFPVDFVVIDMEEDYDTPIILGRPFMKTARMMIDIDDGLMKVRVLDEEVCFNLFEAMKHKNDTSDCFRVDVTDKAIMQVKKKSHASTPLERALTNALQILNEDEEKEMEECLKELEALEESSLLKEVVDELKMPITKEESKLELKMLPSHLKYVFLEKNENKPVIISNALSKGEEEKLLVVLEKNQEAMGWTLSDLKGISPSFCKHKILMEDDFKPVAQPQRRLNLVMKEVVRKEVLKMLEAGMIYPISDNAWLSSVHMVPKKGGMMVIRNEKNELIPTRIVTGWRMCIDYRRLNQATRKDHFPLPFMDQMLERLSGQQFYCFLDGYSGE; from the coding sequence ATGACTTTGCAATGGGCCGACAAGTCCACCACTCATCCTATAGGGATTGCAGAAGACTTGTTAGTTAAAGTTGATAAGTTTTTTTTCCCGGTCGATTTTGTGGTGATTGATATGGAGGAGGATTATGACACACCTATAATACTTGGAAGACCTTTCATGAAAACCGCTCGGATGATGATCGATATCGATGACGGTCTAATGAAAGTGAGAGTTTTGGATGAAGAAGTGTGTTTTAACCTCTTTGAAGCGATGAAGCATAAAAATGATACAAGTGATTGCTTTCGAGTGGATGTGACCGATAaagccatcatgcaagtgaagAAGAAAAGTCATGCATCTACTCCTCTTGAGAGAGCTCTCACAAATGCTCTTCAAATtctaaatgaagatgaagaaaaagaaatggaggAATGCTTGAAGGAAttggaagcattagaagaaagTTCTCTTTTGAAAGAGGTGGTTGATGAGTTGAAAATGCCAATTACAAAAGAGGAGAGTAAACTTGAATTGAAAATGCTTCCTTCACACTTGAAGTATGTGTTCCTCGAGAAAAATGAAAACAAACCGGTTATAATTAGCAATGCCCTTTCTAAGGGTGAAGAAGAAAAATTGCTTGTGGTCTTAGAAAAAAATCAAGAAGCAATGGGATGGACTCTTTCCGATCTCAAAGGAATTAGTCCCTCTTTTTGTAAGCATAAGATTTTGATGGAGGACGACTTTAAACCGGTGGCTCAACCACAAAGAAGATTGAATCTGGTAATGAAAGAGGTGGTGAGAAAGGAAGTACTGAAAATGTTAGAAGCTGGGATGATTTATCCGATCTCGGATAATGCTTGGTTGAGCTCCGTTCATATGGTGCCCAAGAAGGGTGGAATGATGGTGATCCGTAACGAAAAGAACGAGCTAATTCCAACTAGAATCGTGACAGGTTGGAGGATGTGTATCGATTATCGTAGGCTAAACCAAGCTAcgagaaaagatcacttccccttgccttttatggatcaaatgctcgAGAGGCTATCCGGTCAACAATTTTATTGTTTCTTAGACGGGTATTCGGGAGAATAA